One window of Oculatellaceae cyanobacterium genomic DNA carries:
- the rsmH gene encoding 16S rRNA (cytosine(1402)-N(4))-methyltransferase RsmH: MDKPEFFHISVLSRELVEGLAIRPGGHYLDATVGGGGHSRLILEAAPDVEVTAIDRDESAIAAAKIVLTNFNSRINFIQSNFAEFNPKNVTFDGIIADLGVSSVHLDFPERGFSFRHEAALDMRMDRREDITAADIINHWDEKELADIFFKYGEERLSRRIARRIVENRPFKTTTELAEAIAYSVPRQYRYGRIHPATRVFQALRIVVNQELTSLEKFVAQAPNWLKPSGRIGIISFHSLEDRIVKHRLKESPLLQVLTKKPIIPQEDELENNPRSRSAKLRLAERKI; this comes from the coding sequence GCATTATTTAGATGCAACGGTGGGAGGTGGCGGACATAGCCGCTTGATTTTGGAGGCTGCACCGGATGTGGAAGTAACGGCTATTGATCGAGATGAAAGTGCGATCGCAGCCGCGAAAATTGTCTTAACTAATTTTAACTCACGGATCAATTTTATTCAAAGCAATTTTGCGGAATTTAATCCTAAAAATGTTACTTTTGATGGTATAATAGCAGACTTAGGCGTTAGCTCTGTACATCTAGATTTTCCTGAGCGTGGCTTTAGTTTTCGCCACGAAGCAGCATTAGATATGCGGATGGATAGACGAGAAGACATTACCGCCGCAGATATTATTAATCATTGGGATGAAAAGGAATTAGCAGATATTTTCTTTAAATATGGGGAAGAACGCCTTTCCAGAAGGATTGCGCGGAGAATTGTCGAAAATCGCCCTTTTAAGACAACTACAGAGTTAGCGGAAGCGATCGCATATTCTGTTCCTCGTCAATACCGTTATGGTAGAATTCATCCAGCTACTAGAGTTTTTCAAGCATTAAGAATAGTAGTTAATCAAGAGTTAACTTCACTGGAAAAGTTTGTAGCTCAAGCACCTAATTGGTTAAAACCTAGTGGCAGAATTGGAATTATTAGTTTTCATAGTCTAGAAGACAGAATTGTTAAGCATAGATTAAAAGAATCACCACTATTGCAAGTGTTGACTAAAAAGCCGATTATTCCTCAAGAAGATGAGCTTGAAAATAATCCTCGTTCTCGTTCAGCTAAACTTAGGTTAGCAGAACGCAAGATTTAA
- a CDS encoding ATP-binding protein: MAVNGDEFVNQIEVVRDRASLVYEEAQRGQFQAPDLLPVAVEELRTALEELQVAEEELRHQNQELLTTRHQLEVERQRYQDLFEFAPDCYLLTNSQGVITEANRAAAKLFNLPQKYLLNKPLITFVVEQERQNFVNELLRLQQKERVQEWELVMQARNGLPFDAAITVAAMHNQDGGLVGMRWLVRDITVRKHAEEQKRLMEIQNLQLLEESRLKSQFLGIISHELRTPLNAILGFSQVMLRQFDSKLMPQHINMIERILNNGKQLLTVINDILDFSRLQAGRLEFKLEVFSIEQLITNIVNDFRRAAEQKNLSLNLNITLQNPQVVNDSDRLRQIVVNLLSNAIKFTEFGGVSVEVRDFDGDKLEIIVKDTGIGISDSEIQHIFKEFRQANQTNTRTPGGTGLGLAITDSLVHLMNGKITVKSQLGEGSTFRVELPHSLNLQQSSRVVKTLC, from the coding sequence GTGGCAGTGAATGGAGATGAGTTTGTCAATCAAATTGAGGTAGTGCGCGACCGCGCATCTTTAGTGTACGAAGAAGCCCAGCGAGGGCAGTTTCAAGCACCCGATTTGCTACCCGTTGCTGTGGAAGAATTGCGTACTGCTTTAGAAGAACTGCAAGTAGCCGAAGAAGAACTGCGTCATCAGAATCAAGAGTTATTAACTACTCGTCATCAGCTAGAAGTTGAACGTCAACGCTACCAAGATTTATTTGAGTTTGCCCCTGATTGCTATTTACTCACAAATTCTCAAGGCGTAATCACTGAAGCTAACCGTGCGGCGGCGAAACTGTTTAACCTGCCCCAGAAATACCTGCTGAATAAACCCTTAATTACTTTTGTAGTCGAGCAAGAACGTCAGAATTTTGTTAACGAACTGCTAAGGCTGCAACAAAAAGAGCGGGTGCAGGAGTGGGAATTGGTGATGCAAGCAAGAAATGGTTTACCCTTTGATGCTGCTATCACCGTAGCTGCTATGCACAATCAAGATGGTGGTTTGGTTGGTATGCGCTGGCTGGTGCGTGATATTACTGTCCGCAAACACGCAGAAGAGCAAAAGCGGCTGATGGAAATTCAGAATTTGCAACTGTTAGAAGAATCTCGTCTAAAATCTCAATTTTTAGGAATTATATCCCACGAACTACGCACCCCACTAAATGCAATTCTGGGATTTTCGCAAGTGATGTTGCGACAATTTGATAGTAAATTAATGCCGCAGCATATCAATATGATTGAGCGGATATTAAATAATGGTAAACAACTATTAACAGTAATTAACGATATTCTCGACTTTTCTCGTCTGCAAGCAGGCCGTTTAGAATTTAAGTTAGAAGTCTTTAGTATTGAGCAGTTAATAACAAATATTGTTAACGATTTTAGACGTGCTGCCGAACAAAAAAACTTGTCCTTAAATTTAAATATTACTTTACAAAATCCCCAAGTTGTGAATGATAGCGATCGCTTGCGTCAGATTGTAGTAAATTTATTATCAAATGCCATTAAGTTTACTGAATTTGGCGGTGTATCCGTTGAAGTGCGGGATTTTGATGGAGATAAATTAGAAATTATTGTTAAAGATACCGGAATTGGCATCAGTGATAGTGAAATACAACATATTTTTAAAGAATTTCGCCAAGCAAATCAAACAAATACCCGCACGCCAGGAGGTACTGGTTTAGGGTTAGCAATTACAGATTCCTTAGTACATCTAATGAATGGAAAAATTACAGTAAAGAGCCAATTAGGTGAAGGTTCTACATTTCGTGTAGAGTTACCACACAGCTTAAATTTGCAGCAATCATCGCGGGTTGTAAAGACCCTTTGTTGA
- a CDS encoding CheR family methyltransferase: MNFKQDVTPEFLALLDYIKNNRGFDFTNYKSPSLIRRIRLRMKEVNIDNYSEYIDYLAVQPTEFNYLFNTILINVTCFFRDRASWDYLASDIIPVILDKNPDKSIRIWSAGCASGQEAYTLAMVLAEIVGQKLFRERVKIFATDVDEEALSQARQGSYSLKEVKDIPDHLLTKYFDCNANRFTFNKELRRCLIFGRHNLMQDAPIAKVDLLVCRNSLMYFNVEGQSRLLDRFHFALNDDSFLFLGKAETLFTRSNLFTPIDLKRRIYIKTSKTSAQTNRLFSTPKITQEPTQTEMGDGKLLYEAAFKADTIAQVVVDIKGCLFLANENAYNLFGLNSWDIGRPFQDLEISYRPVELRSQIDQVAVEQRPITLSEIKWTTASGEIKYFDIEIIPLLENQTLLGTKIIFTDVTSYQKLQDELEHSNQELEAAYEELQSANEELETTNEELQSANEELETTNEELQSTNEELETTNEELQSTNEELQTLNQELLQRSSELNQVNLFLESILTTLRIGVIVLDDELCIHIWNSKATDMWGLRLDEVQGKHLLNLDIGLPLEQLRQPIKLCLSPGGTNQELVLKATNRRGKSIECKVSLTAIKYLHSTFQGVIILMEEII, encoded by the coding sequence ATGAATTTTAAACAGGATGTTACCCCTGAATTTCTAGCTTTATTAGATTATATTAAAAATAACCGCGGCTTTGATTTCACTAATTATAAAAGCCCCAGCCTTATCCGTCGCATTCGCTTACGGATGAAGGAAGTTAATATTGATAACTATAGTGAGTATATAGACTACCTAGCAGTACAACCAACAGAATTTAATTATTTATTTAATACAATTTTAATCAATGTTACTTGCTTTTTCCGCGATCGCGCTTCTTGGGACTACCTTGCCAGTGATATCATCCCTGTAATTCTTGACAAAAATCCCGACAAATCCATCCGTATCTGGAGTGCTGGATGCGCTTCTGGACAAGAAGCCTACACCTTGGCAATGGTACTGGCTGAAATTGTTGGTCAAAAGCTGTTTCGGGAGCGGGTAAAAATTTTTGCGACAGATGTAGATGAGGAAGCTCTTAGCCAAGCGCGTCAAGGTAGTTACTCTCTCAAAGAAGTTAAAGATATTCCGGATCATTTACTAACAAAATACTTTGACTGTAATGCTAACCGCTTTACCTTTAATAAAGAGTTGCGTCGTTGCCTAATTTTTGGTCGCCACAATTTGATGCAAGATGCACCTATTGCTAAAGTTGACTTATTAGTATGTCGCAACAGTTTAATGTATTTCAACGTTGAGGGACAAAGTAGGCTGCTAGACCGTTTTCACTTCGCTCTCAATGATGATAGTTTTCTGTTTTTAGGTAAAGCCGAAACTTTATTTACCCGCAGTAATTTGTTCACTCCTATAGATTTAAAACGACGTATATATATTAAAACTTCAAAAACATCTGCTCAGACAAACCGTTTATTCTCTACTCCTAAAATTACCCAGGAGCCAACACAAACTGAAATGGGTGATGGAAAACTTTTATATGAGGCAGCCTTCAAAGCCGATACCATAGCACAGGTAGTCGTGGACATTAAAGGTTGCTTGTTTTTAGCTAACGAGAATGCTTACAACTTATTTGGCTTGAATTCTTGGGATATAGGTCGCCCTTTTCAAGACTTGGAAATTTCTTATCGACCTGTGGAATTGCGCTCTCAGATTGATCAAGTTGCCGTTGAACAGCGCCCAATTACTCTCTCAGAAATAAAATGGACAACGGCTAGTGGTGAAATTAAATATTTTGATATAGAAATCATTCCTCTCCTAGAAAACCAAACTCTTTTAGGAACAAAAATAATTTTTACTGATGTAACTAGCTATCAAAAATTGCAAGATGAGCTAGAACATTCCAACCAAGAGTTAGAAGCTGCTTATGAGGAACTGCAATCTGCTAACGAAGAATTAGAAACTACCAACGAGGAACTGCAATCGGCTAATGAAGAATTAGAAACTACTAATGAGGAACTACAATCTACCAACGAAGAATTAGAAACTACTAACGAGGAACTTCAGTCTACTAATGAAGAACTGCAAACACTGAATCAAGAATTACTGCAACGTAGTTCTGAACTCAACCAAGTAAACTTATTTTTGGAATCAATCTTAACTACATTACGCATTGGGGTAATAGTGTTAGATGATGAGTTGTGCATTCATATTTGGAATTCTAAAGCTACAGATATGTGGGGGCTACGGTTAGATGAAGTTCAAGGTAAACACTTGCTGAATCTGGATATCGGTTTGCCATTAGAGCAACTTAGACAACCGATTAAACTATGCTTATCCCCAGGTGGGACGAATCAAGAGTTAGTATTAAAGGCTACAAATCGTCGTGGCAAATCAATAGAATGTAAAGTTAGCCTGACCGCAATTAAGTATCTGCACTCAACATTTCAGGGAGTTATTATTTTAATGGAGGAAATAATCTAG
- a CDS encoding chemotaxis protein CheB, whose product MSDYKIIVIGASAGGVEALISLVKQLPPDLPAAIFVVLHIPPHGTSVLPTILTRAGKLKAVHPQDGQVIKPGQIYIAPPNYHLLIKPGYITLACGPKENGHRPAVDPLFRTAARVYGANVIGVILSGSLDDGTAGLMAVKMRGGIAVVQNPKEAMFSGMPTSAVENVDVDYIMPLSGIPSLLTELVNQPVTKEEQPMPDEMEIETDMSELEINAVHKHDRPGNPSGFACPGCGGSLWEFQEGNLLRFRCRTGHAYSSGTLLAEQSDALEEALWVALRALEESSALATRLAEKARDRQHTKSAERFDEQSQDAQKRANVIREALLNDSKSKVLNHRHGNGQLEII is encoded by the coding sequence ATGTCTGACTACAAAATAATTGTTATTGGAGCTTCAGCAGGTGGAGTGGAAGCACTGATCAGCTTGGTGAAGCAATTGCCGCCAGACTTACCAGCAGCAATTTTTGTTGTGCTTCATATTCCACCACATGGCACTAGCGTTTTACCAACAATCCTCACCCGTGCTGGCAAACTCAAAGCTGTTCACCCTCAAGACGGACAAGTAATTAAGCCAGGGCAAATCTATATAGCCCCACCAAATTATCACTTATTAATTAAACCTGGTTATATTACCTTGGCTTGTGGCCCTAAAGAAAACGGTCATCGACCTGCGGTAGATCCTTTATTTAGGACAGCAGCGAGAGTATACGGTGCAAACGTAATTGGTGTGATTTTATCAGGCTCACTTGATGATGGCACAGCAGGTTTGATGGCGGTAAAAATGCGGGGTGGTATTGCTGTGGTGCAGAACCCCAAGGAAGCGATGTTTTCAGGAATGCCTACCAGCGCGGTTGAGAACGTCGATGTGGATTATATTATGCCCTTATCGGGAATTCCATCACTTTTAACCGAGTTGGTGAATCAGCCAGTAACAAAGGAAGAGCAGCCGATGCCTGATGAAATGGAAATAGAAACTGATATGTCTGAATTAGAGATTAACGCTGTTCACAAACACGATCGACCAGGTAATCCTTCAGGTTTTGCCTGTCCCGGCTGTGGTGGTAGTTTGTGGGAATTTCAGGAAGGAAATTTGCTCAGGTTTAGGTGTCGTACTGGTCATGCTTATTCATCGGGAACACTTTTAGCTGAACAGTCTGATGCTTTAGAAGAAGCTTTGTGGGTGGCACTACGAGCCTTGGAGGAGAGTTCAGCTTTAGCCACTAGGTTAGCAGAAAAAGCACGCGATCGCCAACATACTAAGTCAGCAGAACGTTTTGATGAGCAGTCACAAGATGCTCAAAAGCGTGCTAACGTCATCCGAGAAGCTTTATTAAATGACTCTAAATCAAAAGTGTTAAATCATCGACATGGAAATGGACAATTAGAGATAATTTAA